The Lysinibacillus pakistanensis genome includes a window with the following:
- the rpmG gene encoding 50S ribosomal protein L33: MRIQITLACTETGDKNYITTKNKRNNPERLELRKYSPRLKRVTLHRETK; encoded by the coding sequence GTGCGTATACAAATAACATTAGCTTGTACCGAAACAGGTGATAAAAATTATATCACTACAAAAAATAAACGAAATAATCCTGAAAGGTTGGAGCTTAGAAAATATTCACCTCGATTAAAGAGAGTGACATTACATCGAGAAACAAAATAA
- a CDS encoding isoprenylcysteine carboxyl methyltransferase family protein, whose product MIFYIILIIVILQRLTEIFIAKRNEKWMLSQGAYEVGASHYPYMVTMHISFFLFLIVEVVTNNSDISPLFPLFFLLFIAVQALRIWCIRSLGTFWNTKILILPDAQVVRKGPYTFMRHPNYAIVCLEILLLPIMFQAYFTAFCFTLLNVTMLSVRIPIEEKALRDATNYNHVFDKKISEP is encoded by the coding sequence ATGATCTTCTATATTATACTGATTATCGTGATTCTACAAAGATTGACAGAGATTTTTATTGCCAAGCGCAATGAAAAATGGATGCTGTCTCAAGGTGCATACGAAGTCGGTGCATCTCATTATCCCTATATGGTTACAATGCACATCAGTTTTTTCTTATTTTTAATAGTAGAAGTCGTTACTAATAATAGTGATATATCGCCCTTATTCCCATTATTTTTCTTATTATTTATTGCTGTGCAGGCATTACGTATTTGGTGTATTCGTTCACTAGGTACTTTTTGGAACACAAAAATTCTAATTCTCCCTGATGCTCAAGTTGTACGCAAAGGGCCCTATACATTTATGCGTCATCCAAATTACGCAATCGTTTGCTTAGAGATTCTGCTACTACCTATTATGTTTCAGGCCTATTTTACAGCATTTTGTTTTACACTTTTAAATGTAACTATGCTATCAGTACGCATTCCCATTGAAGAAAAAGCATTAAGGGATGCAACAAATTATAATCACGTTTTTGATAAGAAGATTTCGGAGCCCTAA
- a CDS encoding GTP-binding protein, protein MTKKIPVTVLSGYLGSGKTTMMNHVLQNEKNMRVAVIVNDMSEINIDAELIANGSGISRTEEKFVELSNGCICCTLREDLLQEVERLAKLGNIDYILIESTGISEPIPVAQTFSYLDEELGIDLTKFCQLDTMVTVVDANRFWHDFQSGESLLERKEAVGELDERDVADLLIDQIEFCDVLILNKCDLVSEIELERLECILRALQPEAKLLRTVNGVIEPVEILNTGRFDFERVSASAGWLKELELGHENHTPETEEYGISSFTYNRRRPFHPMRFVEWCDRMPESIVRAKGIIWSARHQDVALLLSQAGSSAKIEPVSYWVAALPKLQQQDVFSQSPEVLKDWDDEFGDRMTQLVIIGIDLDQEAIIAELDACLLTVDEYNKPWKNLQDPFNWEWQ, encoded by the coding sequence ATGACAAAAAAAATCCCTGTCACTGTTTTAAGTGGATATTTAGGTTCTGGAAAAACGACAATGATGAATCATGTATTGCAAAATGAAAAAAATATGCGAGTAGCTGTTATCGTGAATGATATGAGTGAAATCAATATTGATGCAGAATTAATCGCAAATGGAAGCGGTATTTCACGTACAGAGGAAAAATTTGTAGAGCTATCTAATGGATGTATATGCTGTACATTGCGTGAAGATTTATTGCAGGAGGTTGAGCGTCTCGCAAAGCTCGGCAATATTGATTATATTTTAATTGAATCTACAGGAATCAGTGAACCCATACCAGTCGCTCAAACTTTCAGCTATTTGGACGAGGAGCTAGGTATCGATTTAACGAAGTTTTGTCAGCTTGACACGATGGTGACTGTTGTGGATGCGAATCGATTCTGGCATGATTTTCAGTCAGGAGAAAGCCTTTTGGAGCGAAAGGAGGCAGTGGGTGAATTAGATGAACGAGATGTTGCGGACTTGCTCATTGATCAAATTGAGTTTTGTGATGTTCTTATTCTAAATAAATGTGATTTGGTATCAGAGATTGAGCTTGAAAGATTAGAGTGCATTTTACGTGCTTTACAGCCTGAAGCTAAGCTACTTCGAACAGTGAATGGTGTGATAGAGCCAGTAGAAATTCTCAATACAGGACGCTTTGATTTTGAGAGGGTATCAGCATCTGCTGGGTGGCTTAAGGAATTGGAGCTTGGTCATGAAAATCATACACCTGAGACAGAAGAATATGGCATTTCTTCTTTCACCTATAATCGTAGAAGACCTTTTCATCCAATGCGTTTTGTCGAGTGGTGTGATCGTATGCCAGAATCGATTGTACGAGCAAAGGGAATTATTTGGAGTGCTAGACATCAGGATGTAGCATTATTGCTGTCACAGGCGGGGTCATCAGCAAAGATAGAGCCAGTTTCCTACTGGGTAGCTGCTTTACCAAAGTTGCAGCAACAGGATGTATTCTCTCAAAGTCCTGAGGTTCTGAAGGATTGGGATGATGAGTTTGGAGATCGCATGACACAGCTTGTGATTATTGGGATCGATTTAGATCAAGAGGCGATTATTGCAGAGTTAGATGCTTGTTTATTAACAGTGGACGAGTATAATAAACCATGGAAAAATCTACAGGATCCCTTTAATTGGGAATGGCAATAA